A single Caretta caretta isolate rCarCar2 chromosome 2, rCarCar1.hap1, whole genome shotgun sequence DNA region contains:
- the CX3CR1 gene encoding CX3C chemokine receptor 1, giving the protein MTQEFPEVTTEFTYDEAAAVCDQVNIQEFGKVFLPALYAPVFVLGLVGNLLVVFAIVKGSREKSITDIFLLNLAISDLLFVISLPFWTFYVMRGWMLGNIPCKIISSLYYVGFFGGMFFITVISIDRYLAIVRAAFSLKARTVSHGSLTTLGVWMVAILVSVPQFVFTQETEEQCTARYPDDLKEIWPIFCNVVMNVLGFLIPACVISFCYFGIIRTLLSCKNHKKKRAIKLILVVVVVFFLFWTPYNVLIFLETLRHYKLVNQCHEFMDYAMHATETLAFSHCCLNPLIYAFAGEKFRKYLCHLFLKCCSFMCPCGPCHQYQASSLTTTPESMLSSNQTQNTSDQDASALL; this is encoded by the coding sequence ATGACCCAGGAATTTCCTGAGGTGACGACTGAATTTACCTATGATGAAGCAGCTGCTGTTTGTGACCAAGTAAACATCCAGGAGTTTGGGAAAGTATTTCTGCCAGCCTTATATGCCCCTGTGTTTGTTCTTGGCCTGGTGGGGAATCTCCTGGTGGTTTTTGCCATCGTGAAGGGCAGCCGAGAGAAGAGCATCACAGACATTTTTCTCTTGAACTTGGCTATCTCGGACCTGCTCTTCGTGATCTCGCTTCCTTTCTGGACTTTCTATGTGATGCGTGGATGGATGCTTGGGAACATTCCATGCAAAATCATCTCCTCGCTTTATTATGTGGGTTTCTTTGGTGGCATGTTTTTCATCACTGTCATAAGCATTGATAGATACCTGGCCATAGTTCGGGCAGCATTTTCTCTGAAAGCCAGAACAGTCAGCCATGGCTCTCTTACCACTCTTGGGGTGTGGATGGTGGCCATTTTAGTCTCAGTGCCACAATTTGTGTTCACCCAGGAGACAGAGGAACAATGCACCGCTAGGTACCCTGATGATCTTAAGGAAATCTGGCCTATTTTCTGCAATGTGGTAATGAATGTCTTAGGGTTCCTTATCCCAGCCTGTGTCATAAGCTTTTGCTATTTTGGGATCATCAGGACATTGCTCTCCtgcaaaaatcacaaaaaaaaaagagccatCAAACTAATTTTAGTGGTGGTGGTTGTGTTTTTCCTCTTTTGGACCCCATACAATGTACTGATTTTTCTGGAAACTTTAAGACACTATAAATTGGTTAACCAATGCCACGAATTTATGGACTACGCAATGCATGCGACTGAAACACTAGCATTCAGTCACTGTTGTCTCAATCCACTTATCTatgcttttgctggggaaaaATTCAGGAAGTACCTTTGTCATTTGTTTCTAAAGTGTTGCTCATTCATGTGCCCCTGTGGGCCCTGCCACCAATACCAGGCTAGCTCTCTAACTACCACTCCAGAAAGCATGCTAAGCAGCAACCAGACCCAGAATACCAGTGACCAGGATGCCTCTGCCCTTCTGTGA